The following are encoded together in the Cyanobacterium aponinum PCC 10605 genome:
- a CDS encoding Fe2+-dependent dioxygenase has product MILQLENILTPEILQTINHQLEEAKFIDGKKTAGWHAVKVKNNEQLSNQFSEIRNLEKIIYQALNENIVFQMATIPKKIHSLRFSRYSQGMGYGSHVDDALMKEGRTDISFTIFLNSPQEYEGGELILEEVNEERSFKLSTGTIIFYPSYSLHRVETVTKGVRKVVVGWIESWIRDVQKREILFDLDTVRRSIFHKQGKTAEFDLLSKSYSNLLRFFADS; this is encoded by the coding sequence ATGATTTTGCAACTAGAGAACATTCTTACACCAGAAATCTTACAGACTATAAATCACCAGTTAGAAGAAGCTAAATTTATTGACGGCAAAAAAACCGCAGGTTGGCACGCTGTTAAGGTTAAAAATAATGAACAGCTATCGAATCAATTCTCTGAGATTCGTAATCTGGAAAAAATTATTTATCAGGCATTGAATGAAAATATAGTTTTTCAAATGGCAACGATACCCAAAAAAATTCACTCCCTCAGATTTAGCCGTTATAGTCAAGGCATGGGTTATGGTTCTCATGTTGATGATGCTCTTATGAAAGAAGGGCGCACAGATATTTCCTTTACTATTTTTTTGAACTCACCCCAAGAATACGAGGGGGGAGAGCTAATTTTGGAAGAAGTTAATGAGGAACGCTCTTTTAAATTGAGTACAGGTACGATTATTTTTTATCCTTCTTATTCTCTTCATCGTGTGGAAACCGTCACGAAAGGAGTTAGAAAAGTTGTCGTAGGCTGGATAGAAAGCTGGATTAGAGATGTTCAAAAAAGAGAGATTCTTTTTGATTTAGATACAGTACGTCGTTCTATTTTTCATAAACAAGGAAAAACTGCCGAATTTGATTTACTTTCTAAGTCTTATTCTAATTTACTAAGATTTTTTGCGGATAGCTAA
- a CDS encoding CoB--CoM heterodisulfide reductase iron-sulfur subunit B family protein produces MKTMIKPTTTQYAYYPGCSLHTTAREFDISTRVVMKELGIDLQELQDWSCCGGSIAASVSHDMGMAMAGRNVALAQKQNLDLLASCSGCYNKSARAMKVLKDDNEKDKIMAIMSEMGIDVKDYNIQVRNVVDVLVNDIDIASRVVKPLTGLKVACYYGCLLTRPGDITGWDSPRFPTSMDKLSRICGAEVVDFQSKTSCCGGPILVSQEERAFHLTKQILDEAKSLNADCIVLACPLCDTNLELRQADIEKKFNVTYNLPIIYITELIGLALGIKPNKLGMNKHIVSVKPILEKIK; encoded by the coding sequence ATGAAAACAATGATTAAACCCACCACCACCCAATACGCCTACTATCCCGGTTGTAGTTTACACACCACCGCCAGAGAATTTGACATCTCCACCAGAGTGGTTATGAAAGAATTAGGCATTGACTTACAAGAATTACAAGATTGGTCTTGTTGCGGAGGTTCGATCGCAGCTAGTGTATCCCACGATATGGGCATGGCAATGGCGGGAAGAAATGTCGCCTTAGCCCAAAAACAAAACCTTGATCTCTTGGCTTCCTGCTCAGGATGTTACAATAAATCCGCCCGTGCCATGAAAGTCTTGAAAGACGATAACGAAAAAGATAAAATCATGGCGATTATGTCCGAAATGGGCATCGACGTTAAAGACTATAATATCCAAGTGCGGAATGTAGTGGATGTATTAGTTAACGATATAGACATCGCCTCCCGTGTCGTCAAACCCCTGACAGGCTTAAAAGTTGCTTGTTATTACGGATGTTTACTCACTCGCCCTGGGGATATAACAGGTTGGGATTCCCCCCGTTTTCCCACCTCTATGGATAAATTATCCCGTATTTGTGGTGCGGAAGTGGTGGATTTTCAAAGTAAAACCAGTTGTTGCGGAGGACCTATTTTAGTCTCTCAGGAAGAAAGAGCATTTCATCTTACAAAACAAATTCTTGATGAAGCCAAATCCCTCAACGCTGATTGTATAGTTTTAGCCTGTCCTTTATGTGATACAAATTTAGAGTTACGTCAAGCTGACATCGAGAAAAAATTTAACGTTACCTATAATTTACCTATTATTTATATAACAGAATTAATTGGATTAGCGTTAGGTATAAAACCCAATAAATTAGGTATGAATAAACATATTGTTTCTGTTAAACCTATCTTGGAAAAAATCAAATAA
- a CDS encoding 4Fe-4S dicluster domain-containing protein has protein sequence MITKKKKFVFGMKKDRQLDGDKMNLDFAKRVEAEGGKGSAIAACMQCGTCSGGCTNIDVMDMSPRTLILMIQRGEWEKVLQSNTLWMCSSCYICTSRCPRGVRPSDVIEAVKAIAIEEGIKNDSTKFNQIFVDLVQKRGILFEPELMQRFGGLQAMIDQAPLGIQLVLRGKMSPFPEKIKNPQQFSQALDKARKKHENND, from the coding sequence ATGATTACGAAAAAGAAAAAGTTTGTCTTCGGCATGAAAAAAGATCGTCAATTAGATGGCGATAAAATGAATCTCGATTTTGCCAAAAGAGTCGAAGCCGAAGGAGGAAAAGGAAGCGCGATCGCAGCTTGTATGCAATGTGGCACTTGTAGCGGTGGTTGTACAAATATCGATGTGATGGATATGTCACCCCGCACTTTAATTCTGATGATTCAGAGAGGGGAATGGGAAAAAGTCCTGCAAAGTAATACTTTGTGGATGTGCAGTTCTTGTTATATTTGTACCTCTCGCTGTCCTCGTGGTGTACGCCCTTCCGATGTCATTGAAGCAGTGAAAGCTATTGCCATAGAAGAAGGAATTAAGAACGATTCCACTAAATTTAACCAAATTTTCGTTGATTTAGTGCAAAAACGGGGCATTCTCTTTGAACCCGAATTGATGCAGAGATTCGGTGGTTTACAGGCAATGATCGATCAAGCCCCCCTCGGTATTCAATTAGTATTACGGGGCAAAATGTCACCCTTCCCCGAAAAAATCAAAAATCCTCAACAATTTAGCCAAGCCTTAGACAAAGCGAGAAAAAAGCATGAAAACAATGATTAA